Proteins encoded in a region of the Bicyclus anynana chromosome 9, ilBicAnyn1.1, whole genome shotgun sequence genome:
- the LOC112058506 gene encoding UDP-glucosyltransferase 2-like codes for MKRFIFIIFSVILLCCHGEAANILGLFPITVRSHHMVYEPYLKRLAERGHNMTVASFFPVKDPPANIHGISLQGIDETRFEQINLNALESKSSLYNIPMLERVVKCIFTQETFSASNARICERLVDFQPFIDALKGEYDLVLTEHFLGDCALALYRLYGGKAPILAVATGARMPWTMERIGAVDNPSYVPIVTSTFKSEMSFMERMENTLLSICLNEWFTRQITMKEKKILETRFGNIPDLNELARNASMIFLNTFHVLNGAMPLVPGLIEVGGMHLSLDKKPVPQVGIIFLHKSTYPHKSVLHLLRQRKEYCKYLHTFPK; via the coding sequence ATGaaacgttttatatttataattttctccGTCATTCTGCTCTGTTGCCATGGTGAAGCGGCGAATATCCTCGGTTTATTCCCCATCACAGTGCGAAGTCACCACATGGTTTACGAGCCATATCTGAAACGACTCGCGGAGCGCGGTCACAACATGACCGTGGCATCTTTCTTCCCCGTAAAAGATCCACCCGCAAATATCCACGGGATCAGCTTGCAAGGAATTGACGAAACACGATTTGAACAGATCAACTTAAACGCCTTAGAAAGCAAGAGTTCCTTATATAACATTCCGATGTTAGAACGCGTTGTAAAATGCATTTTTACGCAGGAAACATTCTCTGCATCGAATGCAAGAATTTGTGAGCGCCTGGTCGATTTCCAACCGTTTATTGATGCTCTGAAAGGTGAATACGATCTGGTTTTGACGGAGCATTTTTTGGGCGATTGTGCGTTGGCTTTGTATCGTTTGTACGGTGGAAAAGCACCGATATTAGCTGTGGCGACCGGGGCACGCATGCCTTGGACAATGGAACGCATCGGTGCAGTCGACAATCCCTCCTACGTGCCCATCGTAACGTCCACATTCAAATCGGAAATGTCCTTTATGGAACGAATGGAGAATACGTTGTTGAGCATTTGTTTAAATGAATGGTTTACACGGCAAATTACGATGAAAGAGAAAAAGATATTAGAGACAAGATTCGGCAACATTCCAGACCTCAATGAGCTGGCCAGGAATGCGTCGATGATATTCTTAAACACATTCCACGTACTTAACGGAGCCATGCCTCTCGTTCCTGGGCTGATAGAAGTTGGTGGGATGCATTTAAGCCTCGACAAGAAACCTGTACCTcaggtaggtattatatttttacataaaagtaCCTATCCACATAAATCAGTGCTTCATTTGTTACGACAAAGAAAAGAATATTGTAAATACCTCCACACATTTCCAAAATAA